In a single window of the Tetrapisispora phaffii CBS 4417 chromosome 11, complete genome genome:
- the ACO1 gene encoding aconitate hydratase ACO1 (similar to Saccharomyces cerevisiae ACO1 (YLR304C); ancestral locus Anc_4.51), producing MLSARSVLRKHVSSNASRNFSSTAIKSSLTRDSKVNQNLLEDHSFINYKQNLEYVDIVRKRLNRPLTYAEKILYGHLDKPHEQEIIRGTSYLKLRPDRVACQDATAQMAILQFMSAGLPEVAKPVTVHCDHLIQAQIGGDKDLKRAIDLNKEVYDFLASSTAKYNMGFWKPGSGIIHQIVLENYAFPGALIIGTDSHTPNAGGLGQLAIGVGGADAVDVMSNLAWELKAPKILGVKLTGKMNGWTSPKDIILKLAGITTVKGGTGKIVEYFGEGVDTFSATGMGTICNMGAEIGATTSVFPFNKSMVDYLDATKRNKIAEFAQLYKGDLLSADKGAEYDEVIEIDLNTLEPYVNGPFTPDLATPISKMKDVAVKNNWPLEVKVGLIGSCTNSSYEDMSRAASIVKDAAKHGLKSKSIFTVTPGSEQIRATIQRDGQLATFEEFGGTVLANACGPCIGQWDRKDIKKGDKNTIVSSFNRNFTSRNDGNPDTHSFVASPEITTAFAIAGDLRFNPLTDKLKDKDGNEFLLKPPSGVGLPVNGYDPGENTYQAPPQERAKVTVKVSPTSDRLQLLQPFAPWDGKDALNMPILIKALGKTTTDHISMAGPWLKYRGHLENISNNYMIGAINAENKKANSVKNVYTGEYKGVPDTARDYRDTNHKWVVIGDENFGEGSSREHAALEPRFLGAFAIITKSFARIHETNLKKQGLLPLNFKNTADYDKINPDDKIDILGLAELAPGKIVTMRVHPKSGEAWDCPLTHTFNEEQIEWFKAGSALNKIKNDKA from the coding sequence atgttatCTGCACGTTCTGTCCTAAGGAAGCATGTTAGCAGTAATGCATCAAGAAACTTTTCTTCAACTGCTATTAAATCGAGTTTAACAAGAGATTCTAAAgttaatcaaaatttattagaagatcattcttttatcaattataaaCAAAATCTAGAATATGTTGATATTGTTagaaaaagattaaatAGACCATTAACTTATGCCGAAAAGATCTTATATGGTCATTTAGATAAACCACATGaacaagaaattattagaGGTACTTCTTACTTAAAATTAAGACCAGATAGAGTAGCTTGTCAGGATGCCACTGCACAAATGGCTATTCTACAATTCATGTCTGCTGGTTTACCTGAAGTTGCAAAACCAGTCACTGTTCATTGTgatcatttaattcaagCTCAAATTGGTGGTGATaaagatttgaaaagaGCTATTGACttaaataaagaagttTACGATTTCTTAGCCTCTTCTACtgcaaaatataatatggGTTTCTGGAAACCAGGTTCCGGTATTATTCATCAAATTGTCTTGGAAAATTATGCTTTCCCAGGTGCTTTGATCATTGGTACTGATTCACATACTCCAAATGCAGGTGGGTTAGGTCAATTGGCCATTGGTGTTGGTGGTGCTGATGCAGTTGATGTTATGAGTAACTTAGCATGGGAATTAAAAGCTCCAAAGATTTTAGGTGTTAAATTAACAGGTAAAATGAACGGCTGGACTTCTCCAAAGGATATAATCTTAAAATTAGCAGGTATCACAACTGTTAAAGGTGGTACAGGTAAAATTGTCGAATATTTTGGTGAAGGTGTTGATACTTTCAGTGCTACCGGTATGGGTACCATTTGTAATATGGGTGCCGAAATCGGTGCTACTACATCTGTTTTCCCATTCAATAAATCAATGGTTGATTACTTAGATGCAACAAAACGTAATAAGATTGCTGAATTTGCACAATTATATAAAGGTGATTTATTATCGGCTGATAAAGGTGCTGAATATGATGaagttattgaaattgatttgaACACTTTGGAACCATATGTTAATGGTCCATTTACTCCAGATTTAGCCACTCCAATCTCAAAGATGAAGGACGTTGCAGTTAAGAACAACTGGCCATTAGAGGTGAAAGTCGGTTTAATCGGTTCTTGTACCAATTCTTCTTATGAAGATATGTCTCGTGCTGCTTCTATTGTTAAAGATGCAGCTAAACATGGTTTGAAATCCAAATCTATTTTCACTGTTACACCAGGTTCTGAACAAATTAGAGCTACTATCCAAAGAGATGGTCAATTAGCaacttttgaagaatttggTGGTACCGTTTTAGCTAACGCTTGTGGTCCATGTATTGGCCAATGGGATCGTAAAGATATCAAGAAAGGTGATAAGAATACAATCGTCTCATCATTCAACAGAAATTTCACCTCAAGAAATGACGGTAACCCAGATACCCATTCTTTTGTTGCCTCTCCTGAGATTACAACTGCTTTTGCAATTGCAGGTGATTTAAGATTCAATCCATTAactgataaattaaaggatAAAGATGGTAACGAATTTTTGTTGAAACCACCATCTGGTGTAGGTTTACCAGTTAATGGTTACGATCCAGGTGAGAATACTTATCAAGCACCACCACAAGAACGTGCCAAAGTCACCGTGAAAGTTTCTCCAACATCTGACCGTTTGCAATTATTACAACCATTTGCTCCTTGGGATGGTAAAGATGCTTTGAACATGcctattttaattaaagcTTTAGGTAAGACCACTACTGACCATATTTCTATGGCTGGTCCATGGTTGAAGTACAGAGGTCATTTGGAAAACATTTCTAATAACTATATGATTGGTGCTATCAACGCTGAAAACAAGAAGGCTAACTCTGTTAAGAATGTTTACACTGGTGAATATAAAGGTGTTCCAGACACCGCAAGAGACTACAGAGACACTAACCATAAGTGGGTTGTAATCGGTGATGAAAATTTCGGTGAAGGTTCTTCTCGTGAACACGCTGCTTTAGAACCAAGATTCTTGGGTGCATTTGCTATAATTACAAAATCATTTGCTAGAATCCACGAAACCAACTTGAAGAAACAAGGTCTATTACCATTAAACTTCAAGAATACAGCTGACTATGACAAGATCAACCCAGATGACAAGATCGACATTTTAGGTTTAGCTGAATTAGCTCCAGGTAAGATTGTAACAATGAGAGTTCATCCAAAGAGTGGCGAAGCTTGGGACTGTCCATTAACTCATACATTCAATGAGGAACAAATTGAATGGTTCAAGGCTGGTTCTGCTTtaaacaaaatcaaaaatgaCAAGGCATAA
- the CDA2 gene encoding chitin deacetylase CDA2 (similar to Saccharomyces cerevisiae CDA2 (YLR308W); ancestral locus Anc_4.47), whose protein sequence is MKLPLVFLVSSLLHLVRSRAPLNSNITKLPSNEAPYMNIFNNGTRGYVGDKSRQTPFPQWLADFTGLSEWPGLNPPYIPLDFIDFNKIPNIPRYGQSECNSRRKQLLNNKDVCSFDCDACVEKDDIFTCPKLSQTFDDGPSFATESLLNHIKNKSTFFNLGINIINFPSIYQKMMDRGHLIGTHTWSHPYLPNLSNEDIIAEIEWSIWAMNATGHHLPRYFRPPYGGIDNRVRSITRQFGLQAVLWDHDTFDWRLVGSNNSRHTERDIYKSVINWIRKKTGLILEHDGAFKTVEIAKNIYDLIGPDQLNVAECVGGTPYLKTFPS, encoded by the coding sequence ATGAAATTGCCTTTAGTGTTTCTAGTTTCAAGTTTGTTACACTTAGTAAGGTCTAGGGCAccattaaattcaaatatcaCAAAATTACCAAGTAATGAAGCACCGTATATGaatatctttaataatGGCACAAGGGGATACGTTGGGGATAAATCAAGACAGACGCCTTTCCCACAATGGTTGGCTGATTTTACTGGTTTATCTGAATGGCCAGGTTTGAACCCACCTTATATACCATTGGATTTCATTGATTTCAATAAGATTCCAAATATACCACGTTATGGACAATCTGAATGCAATTCAAGAAGGAAACAACTTTTGAACAATAAAGACGTTTGTTCTTTCGATTGTGACGCTTGTGTTGAAAAAGATGACATCTTCACTTGTCCAAAATTATCGCAGACTTTCGATGATGGTCCATCGTTTGCCACTGAATCGTTGTTGAATCATATTAAGAATAAATCGACGTTTTTCAATTTGGGgattaatattattaattttccAAGTATTTACCAAAAAATGATGGATAGAGGTCATCTAATTGGAACTCATACTTGGTCACATCCATATCTAccaaatttatcaaatgaagatattatCGCTGAGATAGAATGGTCAATTTGGGCAATGAATGCAACTGGTCATCATTTACCAAGATATTTTAGGCCCCCATACGGTGGAATAGATAATAGAGTACGATCGATCACTAGACAATTCGGTTTACAAGCAGTATTATGGGACCATGATACTTTTGACTGGAGATTAGTGGGAAGCAATAACTCAAGACATACAGAACgtgatatatataaaagtgTAATAAATTGGATTAGGAAGAAGACAGGACTAATTTTGGAACATGATGGTGCATTCAAGACCGTTGAGATTGCTAAAAATATCTACGATTTAATTGGCCCTGATCAATTAAATGTTGCAGAATGTGTAGGTGGTACTCCATACTTGAAAACTTTTCCTTCTTAA
- the IMH1 gene encoding Imh1p (similar to Saccharomyces cerevisiae IMH1 (YLR309C); ancestral locus Anc_4.46) gives MFKQLSQLGKNISDEISKGLSDDLNSSVEQFVDDNSGLPKEVQTKLRKFEKYEQKYPLLLQAYKNEKIKSEKFQDVEKVLMENTPISSIDDLDSLPSFFKNINDKTAMLNDEIKKLSALQSNNTSTKDASLNAEVSHEKHHTGSDALQNQIDKLTEELEDLKKECEEHKTTVKTQRDQTSKLTKDLEEKDTIIENQKTELYEKSKKEDKLTSELKENNIKIASYEESIKSKDMEINGLKRKLSDLENTENTKNNDNVSSPLNTEQASISNVNESNSTNGKKKKNKKNKKKPANQKEEYTSFVAEEKSAPGSKDMDNEEYKSLLKEFNDFKEGHKQCEDIKLKFEELKSENDKIQSETLPNLKKEHLSLQDELTKTKANLKGKTDEVEEVREMLRDVGNELVEAKDELKKLQENNAGDSNTLRAELDEVHKEKEVLLKDFKNKEDELEASIKKYQDDITDLKKNISKLNEQRTAHEQAISQSNVTITKLKNDNNVLNVQLKELAVLKKSENQLKTNLVQKEKTITYLENQIKKYTEDEKSTKTLFDSLKKENEQLKVSSDNLIKQNNELKTSVTNSSASFENYIKENGKLSERLSVLQEKYDSIQSLKSNSNDQVELIQRQCEELTFKLKEATKKNNINLEDEINEYANIIQDKTREAATMRRLLSDAQNNEESKFVDIKHKLERVLEEKNKIQSDMELQDSRTSREIQNWKKASDELNTEIHALRLREKQLLSEIETINALNKDIKIQHDHQSNDSGELERVTSNLKESLLKSDKKVRDLQESNDELMSLNNDLNKKLDRITKNYRTISNQLSTLKEEKVGESNRTSRSNSSVSVSALNNNPPKANVNVLTTVPSSVEKESELNEKLAYLKNVLLGFLEHKDQRNQLLPVISMLLKLDSSDERRLVTSLK, from the coding sequence ATGTTTAAACAATTATCCCAGTTGGGTAAGAATATTTCGGATGAGATCTCGAAAGGGTTATCTGATGATCTCAATTCTTCAGTAGAACAGTTTGTAGATGATAATAGTGGGTTGCCAAAGGAAGTTCAAACTAAATTAcgtaaatttgaaaaatatgaacaaAAATACCCTTTATTACTTCAAGCTTATaagaatgaaaaaattaaaagtgAAAAGTTTCAAGATGTCGAGAAAGTTTTAATGGAAAATACTCCAATTTCAAGTATTGATGATCTCGACTCTCTTCCTTccttttttaaaaatataaatgacaAAACTGCGATGttaaatgatgaaattaaaaaactaTCAGCACTACAATCTAACAATACTTCAACTAAAGATGCCTCATTGAATGCTGAAGTTTCACATGAAAAACACCACACAGGTAGTGATGctcttcaaaatcaaatcGATAAGTTAACTGAAGAATTAGAGGATCTAAAAAAAGAATGCGAAGAACATAAGACAACCGTTAAAACGCAACGTGACCAGACTTCTAAGTTAACCAAAGATcttgaagaaaaagataCTATAATCGAGAATCAAAAGACTGAATTATACGAAAAATCTAAAAAGGAAGATAAATTAACTTCggaattaaaagaaaataatatcaagaTAGCTAGTTACGAagaatcaattaaatcaaaGGATATGGAAATTAATGGACTTAAGAGAAAGTTAAGTGATCTTGAAAATACTGaaaatactaaaaataatgacaaCGTATCTTCACCATTGAACACAGAACAAGCTAGTATCTCTAATGTAAATGAATCCAATTCCACTAACGgtaagaagaagaaaaacaagaaaaacaagaagaaacctgcaaatcaaaaagaagaatataCTTCTTTTGTAGCTGAAGAAAAATCAGCTCCAGGTTCGAAAGACATGGATAATGAAGAATACAAGAGtttattgaaagaatttAATGACTTTAAAGAAGGTCATAAACAATGTGAAGATATTAAACTTAAATTTGAAGAGTTAAAATCAGAAAATGATAAGATACAGTCAGAGACCTTaccaaatttaaaaaaagagCATTTAAGTCTGCAAGACGAACTAACTAAGACAAAGGCAAACCTGAAGGGAAAAACAGATGAAGTTGAGGAAGTTAGAGAAATGCTTCGTGATGTAGGTAACGAATTAGTTGAAGCTAAGGAtgaattaaagaaattacaagaaaatAATGCGGGTGATTCCAATACTTTGAGAGCTGAATTAGATGAAGTACATAAAGAGAAAGAGGTTTTATTGAAGGATTTCAagaataaagaagatgaattAGAGGCAtcaattaagaaatatCAAGATGATATAACTGATCTAAAGAAAAACATCAGCAAATTAAATGAGCAAAGGACTGCACACGAGCAAGCAATTAGCCAGAGCAACGTAACAATAACAAAGTTAAagaatgataataatgttcTAAACGTTCAATTGAAGGAGCTGGCTGTGTTGAAAAAATCagaaaatcaattgaaaactAATTTAgttcaaaaagaaaagacaATCACATATTTAGAAAACcaaattaagaaatataCTGAAGATGAAAAGTCGACCAAAACGTTATTTgattcattgaaaaaagaaaacgaACAATTGAAGGTGTCATCAGATAActtaataaaacaaaataatgaGTTAAAAACTTCTGTAACTAACAGTTCTGCTTCATTTGAGAATTATATCAAGGAAAATGGTAAACTATCTGAAAGATTATCAGTTTTgcaagaaaaatatgataGTATTCAAAGCTTAAAGTCCAATTCAAATGATCAAGTTGAATTGATTCAAAGACAATGCGAAGAGTTGacttttaaattaaaagaagctacaaaaaagaataatatcaatttagaagatgaaataaatgaatatgcTAATATAATCCAAGATAAGACAAGAGAAGCTGCCACTATGCGTAGATTATTATCTGATGCTCAGAATAACGAAGAATCTAAATTTGTCGATATAAAACATAAACTTGAAAGAGTTctagaagaaaaaaataaaattcagTCTGATATGGAATTACAAGATAGTAGAACTAGCAGAGAGATtcaaaattggaaaaaagCTAGTGATGAACTTAATACAGAAATCCATGCATTACGATTGCGTGAAAAACAGTTATTATCTGAGATTGAAACCATTAATGCTTTGAATAAGGATATTAAAATCCAGCATGATCATCAAAGCAATGACTCTGGAGAGTTAGAAAGAGTGACATCAAACTTAAAAGAGTCGTTATTAAAATCAGATAAGAAAGTCAGAGATCTACAAGAatcaaatgatgaattgaTGTCCTTGAACAATgatttaaacaaaaaactTGATCGAATCACTAAGAATTATAGAACAATTTCTAATCAACTGAGTACATTGAAAGAGGAAAAAGTTGGAGAATCAAACAGAACTAGCAGATCTAACTCCAGTGTTTCTGTTTCGGCACTGAACAATAACCCGCCAAAAGCTAATGTAAACGTATTGACCACTGTTCCCTCATCCGTTGAGAAAGAATCCGAATTAAATGAGAAACTTGCatatttgaagaatgtTTTACTAGGATTCTTAGAACACAAAGATCAAAGAAATCAACTATTACCAGTAATCTCAATGTTATTGAAACTGGATAGTAGTGACGAAAGAAGATTAGTaacatctttaaaataa
- the CDC25 gene encoding Ras family guanine nucleotide exchange factor CDC25 (similar to Saccharomyces cerevisiae SDC25 (Scer_YGOB_SDC25) and CDC25 (YLR310C); ancestral locus Anc_4.45), which translates to MQTDHVHSGNGYAAANNEFTTVKVLDTVVALYDSPDYSHGGAQNPAKVARYLQFKEKEVIYIIRKLEHGWWDGLIVNSPVQPFPNKFYLADHPMEVHRGWVPSNFVAPLKIHRRNHSAGRNRRSYSVSSGTSSLIHNNNTLVELKSQIPSIDERDTTQTKRTIPKSVHSSDSIKDQNIFPLSHAIDTDTETARDNEDAIHVDNADSLRNSDDGMFISPMNSNSGTQRISASDPNLALHKGPSRSPYSGNFYNSKSNPLNTAFKQNNLFQKTKSNQRDTKNTAIIEDSAYIRNKFDITTWKDLYNAILENITTLNKYYSQDCTSGANSNDREIVYPAVAWISLEQLHSKFIHIMISFNLITGKDLDISEENYKSLKRNIRITLRKITFLIGKISLNMSLYLNSANSNNERENDEEQLYYGSGQIAIIIKTELEELTMLLKFLFRLITLNKYSVDSSTSDMDYDMEHFETTLEKLNNLVKLPQIVPRFLKDSFHGGSWINPFSIKSNEQFSMTDNSKRNSYQNQSKSMRFSTMTRGSLISSINSTKSSSVATPKKIYSLNRETLEEATRRANQINDKVFAHDSEHINILDEPQSIKRDLEINLKAYDEFNSNLSLIGLLELLDLSFFYNLLVIVDDFINNDNRNSNNSLESRSSNSDIVNDVDSEYDFKLNLDMETRDFLLQSVEVISDLLIDFFDIKQSLHNIITKIIMCAQQITLNDPYTFNSMKPNHDPDFYEPRLSSQTWSKSLEGNELYQTLVERDVENNDIAFSDYTKVSKSSCQQYAKLASHCCVYIGKLIQERELLLNYAARTMKNDLLKELTKDEVTEANWFSFNDTSLLPDDNSKDINKVLEEQKNYSWFLQLDYERELILDNRDRIRGGPIIALVEHLANHQFIDTRFILIFLLTVKTIFKKKGSSRIPERIKEFLLSLIYRYNQEAPDGLNYDEYNKWLQGKSFETKVNIVKILLLFFSNFWTAAYFDSHIMNDDANNLFFKFVNFTVYENIPGSSNLRDIYLDICKNQGVTEKREIELLKNFYEEEDNRFFVENIHTDTSKITNFATDRRNEIENSFSHSPIVNIARFKLGKRLSLYEMDPYVFSTQLTIMGEELYSAISASDCIDRIWCDNKNKCSKNISDFICFANTLTNFVSYSIVEKSDIKKRKKLIEFFIDVADNCHKMKDFSAVTAIISALYSSSIYRLSKTWKLVQSNYIARLKKLNELMNSSKNFSNYRDALKSINKSTPCIPFFGIFLSDLTFIVTGNPDFLDHDQLILNFQKRSKIFDITNEIIKFKKNQYNLSKVPEVYNYIQEKIAKCASY; encoded by the coding sequence CAGATATCTTCAATTCAAGGAGAAAGAGGTCATTTACATAATAAGGAAACTGGAACACGGTTGGTGGGATGGACTGATCGTCAACTCGCCGGTGCAGCCGTTTCCAAACAAGTTCTACCTTGCAGACCACCCGATGGAGGTCCACAGAGGCTGGGTGCCATCCAATTTTGTCGCTCCACTGAAAATCCACAGGAGAAACCATTCTGCAGGCCGGAACAGGAGGTCCTACAGCGTGTCCTCGGGCACAAGCAGTTTAATACACAACAATAACACTCTAGTGGAGTTGAAGTCGCAGATACCGAGCATCGACGAGAGAGACACGACACAGACTAAGCGAACTATTCCAAAGAGCGTCCATAGCAGTGACAGCATCAAAGACCAGAATATTTTCCCGCTTTCGCATGCAATCGACACAGACACGGAGACTGCTAGGGATAACGAGGACGCGATACATGTTGATAACGCTGACTCGTTGAGGAATAGTGATGACGGGATGTTCATTTCTCCgatgaattcaaattcagGAACCCAGCGCATATCTGCGTCAGACCCAAACTTGGCGCTGCATAAAGGTCCTAGTAGATCACCGTATTCTGGTAACTTCTACAACTCGAAAAGTAATCCACTCAATACTGCATTTAAGCAAAATAATCTCTTTCAGAAGACAAAGTCAAATCAAAGGGACACCAAGAATACTGCAATAATTGAAGACTCAGCatatattagaaataaatttgatatcaCCACATGGAAGGATCTTTACAATGCAATACTGGAAAACATCAcaacattaaataaatactaCTCTCAGGATTGCACAAGTGGTGCGAATTCCAATGACAGAGAAATAGTCTACCCTGCAGTGGCGTGGATAAGCCTAGAACAACTGCATTCCAAATTTATACACATCATGATCTCGTTCAACTTGATTACAGGTAAAGATTTAGATATCTCAGAGgaaaattacaaaagtCTTAAAAGAAACATTAGAATAACGTTAAGGAAAATCACATTTCTAATAggtaaaatatcattaaacatgtcattatatttaaattcagCGAATTCGAACAATGAAAGGGAAAACGATGAAGAACAATTATATTACGGGTCAGGCCAAATAGCAATCATAATAAAAACTGAATTGGAAGAGCTGACAATGCTCCTTAAATTTCTCTTCAGATTAATAactttgaataaatatagcGTTGATTCTAGTACATCCGATATGGACTATGACATGGAACATTTCGAAACAACCCTAGAgaaattaaacaatttaGTGAAATTGCCACAAATTGTACCGAGGTTTCTCAAAGATTCTTTCCATGGCGGGTCATGGATCAATCCATTCtcaattaaatcaaatgaACAGTTTTCAATGACCGATAATTCTAAAAGGAATAGTTATCAAAACCAATCGAAATCAATGAGATTTTCAACAATGACAAGAGGTTCACTCATCTCCTCGATTAACTCTACAAAGTCTTCATCTGTAGCAActccaaaaaaaatatattcattaaatagAGAAACTTTAGAAGAAGCTACAAGGAGAGCCAATCAAATTAACGATAAGGTCTTTGCACATGATAGTGAACACATCAATATTCTTGATGAACCACAATCAATTAAAAGAGATTTAGAAATTAACCTGAAGGCATatgatgaatttaattCGAATTTATCACTAATTGGTCTATTAGAATTATTAGATCTATCCTTCTTCTATAATTTGTTAGTCATTGTGgatgattttattaataatgataaccGCAACAGTAATAACTCCTTGGAGTCAAGATCGAGTAATTCTGATATAGTAAATGACGTTGATAGCGAATATGactttaaattaaatttggaCATGGAAACTAGAGATTTTTTACTACAATCAGTCGAAGTCATCTCTGACCTGTTAATCGATTTTTTTGACATCAAACAATCACTGcacaatattattacaaaaattataatgtGTGCACAGCAAATTACATTGAATGACCCATACACTTTTAATTCAATGAAACCAAACCATGATCCTGATTTTTATGAACCTAGGTTGTCAAGTCAAACCTGGAGCAAATCTTTAGAAGGTAACGAATTATACCAGACTCTAGTAGAAAGAGACGTTGAGAACAATGACATTGCCTTTTCAGATTATACAAAAGTTTCGAAAAGTTCTTGTCAACAATACGCCAAATTGGCCTCTCATTGTTGCGTTTATATAGGTAAATTAATACAAGAAAGAGAATTACTATTGAATTATGCTGCCAGAACAATGAAAAACGATTTACTAAAAGAACTAACAAAAGATGAAGTTACTGAAGCAAATTGgttttcatttaatgaCACCTCTTTATTACCAGATGATAACTCTAAGGACATTAATAAAGTACTGGAAGAGCAGAAGAATTATTCATGGTTTTTACAATTAGATTATGAACGtgaattaattttagaTAACCGTGACAGAATTAGAGGTGGTCCAATTATTGCTTTAGTAGAACATTTGGCGAACCACCAATTTATAGACACACGGTtcatattaatatttttattaacgGTTAAGactattttcaaaaaaaaaggtAGTTCGAGAATTCCTGAAAGAATAAAAGAGTTTTTATTGTCTTTAATTTACAGATATAATCAAGAAGCTCCAGATGGTCTAAATTATGATGAATACAACAAATGGTTACAAGGAAAATCGTTTGAAACCAAAGTAAACATAGTTaagattttattattattcttttcGAATTTTTGGACTGCCGCCTATTTCGATTCGCATATCATGAATGATGATgctaataatttatttttcaaatttgttaattttacTGTTTATGAGAATATACCAGgttcatcaaatttaagGGACATATATCTGGATATTTGTAAAAATCAAGGTGTAACTGAAAAAAGAGAGATTGAgctattaaaaaatttttacGAGGAAGAAGACAATAGATTTtttgttgaaaatattcataCCGATACATCCAAGATAACAAATTTTGCGACAGACAGACGTAATGAAATCgaaaattctttttctcaTTCACCAATTGTGAACATCGCAAGATTTAAATTAGGAAAAAGATTAAGCCTGTATGAGATGGATCCTTATGTATTTAGCACTCAACTTACAATTATGGGAGAAGAACTTTATTCAGCAATTTCTGCATCTGATTGTATTGACAGAATATGGtgtgataataaaaataagtgttcgaaaaatataagtgattttatttgttttgcAAATACGTTAACAAATTTTGTTTCATATTCCATAGTTGAAAAATCTGATATAAAGAAACGtaaaaaattgatagaGTTTTTCATTGATGTTGCTGATAATTGTCATAAAATGAAAGACTTTTCAGCAGTAACGGCTATCATATCTGCCCTTTATTCATCCTCAATTTATCGATTGTCGAAAACATGGAAGTTAGTTCAGTCTAATTATATTGCTAGGTTAAAAAAGTTGAATGAACTGATGAATAGCAgcaaaaatttttcaaactATAGAGATGCGTTAAAATCCATTAATAAGTCAACACCTTGTATACCATTTTTTGGTATATTCTTATCTGATTTGACATTTATAGTCACTGGCAATCCAGACTTTTTAGATCATGATCAgctaattttaaatttccaAAAGAGATCgaaaatttttgatattacaaatgaaataattaaatttaagaAAAACCAgtataatttatcaaaagtCCCAGAAGTTTATAACTATATCCAAGAAAAAATAGCTAAATGTGCCTCATATTGA